Within the Miscanthus floridulus cultivar M001 chromosome 2, ASM1932011v1, whole genome shotgun sequence genome, the region GGCTCTCGATCTGGGCCGTGTGTTCCGCTGCCCTGGCGGGGGCTGGTTCAGACATGGAGGCACTGCTGGAGTTCGGCAGAGGCATCCGGCAAGACCCATCCCGCCGCCAGGCCGTTCCCTGGAACCCCACCAGCGCGCTGGACTCCGACGGCTGCCCTGTCGATTGGCACGGCGTGCAGTGCAGCAGCGGCCAAATTCTTTCCATCGCGTTCGACGGCATTGGTCTCGTGGGGAATGCTAGCTTGTCGGTGCTCGCGAGGATGCCCATGCTCAGGAACTTGTCCCTGTCAGACAACAAGCTAGAAGGGTTCTTGCCGGGTGAGCTGGGGTCGATGGCGTCGTTGCAGTTGCTGGATCTGTCTAGCAACAGGTTCTCTGGTCCAATTCCGTCTGAGTTGACTAAGCTGGCAGGTTTGGGCTATCTCAATCTCTCTTCCAATGGTTTTCGTGGCGCGTTGCCTTTGGGTTTCCGGAATTTGAGGAAATTGAAGTACTTGGACCTTCACGGCAATGGCTTCACCGGCAAATTGGGCGACGTGTTCGCGCAGCTGCAGAGCCCAGTCCATGTTGATTTAAGTTGCAACCAGTTCTCGGGGTCCTTGGCATCGATCTCTGACAACTCATCTGTGGTTAGCACGCTTCAGTACTTGAATGTTAGCCACAATGTGCTGTCAGGGACATTGTTTGACAGTGTTCCGATGCCTTTGTTCGACAGCCTTGAGGTTTTTGATGCGAGTTTCAATATGCTCAGTGGCAGTATCCCGCAGTTCAGTTTTGTGATCTCCCTCAAGGTGCTGCGCCTGCAGAACAATAATTTTTCTGGCTCCATCCCAGAAGCATTCTTTAGGGAGACCTCTATGGTGCTGACTGAACTTGACCTTAGTTGCAACCAACTTACAGGTCAGATAATTTTCCTACTCTTAGTCTCATGCTTATCTTAAACATTGCATTCAGCTCGCTCTTATGCATGTTTCTTTCCCCATAACATTTTCCTAATGCTTAAACCAGCATATTATAATGAGACACATGTAAAGGATTGATGTTAAATCATTGACCTGCCACCATCTTCTTTTTTCCATAGGCAGTATACTTTTGTTTTGCGACTAAACAATATACAATTTTAAAGCATACAATAAGTGTGGATCAGCTGAAACATCTATTACACATGAAGGGAAATTGCTCATTTCCTTCTTCTGAAGTCACCATGAAAGTTTCTAACTCTAGTTTACTGACTACTGGTATACTAATTGCCATTATACTCCAAAGATACATTTGCTGTTAGTGATTGTTCAATTTTGAGACTTCCAATGTGCACAGCTAAAGCTATGTTTTTCAGCTAGTTGTCTCACATTttatactcctcctcctcctcctcctcctcctctctagaTCAATGACATCGAAAGAGAATATATTTGCTGATCAAGTTTGGTCATTCCCAGCTATATCATAATAAATTAGTTAGGAAAATGGCAGTAGGAAATTTAAGTTCTTGACAACATTTTCCCTGTGGTACCTTGTTGTTTGCATTTTTTTTGGAGGTGTTGATTGCACGTTTCAATAAGATAGTTTGTGAGATTCGTAAATCTTTTTCGTTTAAAtgataattttttatttaaattccTAAAACATTTCTTGCCTAACTTTGGCACTGGCATGCATGCTACGTTTTCAACcatttataaaatgtatagcattTAACAATCATAATGCTGGTTGCATCTATTTACTGTGTCCCCTTTTTTTCTTATACAGGTCCGATTAGACGTGTGACATCAACAAACTTGAAGTACTTAAACTTGTCACACAATAGTCTTCAGGGAACTTTACCAATCACTTTTGGAAGCTGTTCAGTAGTTGATCTGAGTGGAAACATGTTATATGGGAACTTATCAGTTGCCCGAACATGGGGAAATTATCTCCAGATGGTTGATCTGAGCTCAAACAGATTAACAGGAAGCTGGCCAAATGAGACAACCCAGTTTTTGAGGCTGACATCTTTGAGGATTTCCAACAACTTGCTATCAGGAGAACTGCCAATTGTTCTTGGAACCTATCCAGAGCTGATTTCCATTGACCTCAGTCTTAATGAGCTGCATGGACCTTTGCCTGGAAGTCTGTTTACGGCGGTTAAGCTGACTTTTCTAAATCTTTCAGGCAACAGTTTTGCAGGGACTCTCCCACTTCGAAATTCTGATACCAAGAACTCGACTTCTATAGACCTGTCCATTCTTCCTGCGCAAACTTCAAACCTCTCATATGTTGATCTTTCAAGCAATTTTTTGAATGGCTGGCTGCCAGTGGGCATTGGTGATTTGAGTGCATTGACATTACTGAACCTTCGTCAGAACAACTTTACTGGCCAAATCCCAAGAGCAATCACCAAACtgaagaatttgttattcattgaCTTATCAAGCAACAATTTCAATGGTAGCATACCTGATGGCCTCCCTGATGATCTGGTCGAATTTAATGTTTCCTACAACAACCTGTCTGGCTCTGTTCCAAGTAATTTGTTGAAATTCCCAGATTCATCTTTCCATCCAGGGAATGAATTGCTTGTTCTTCCTCGCTCCGAATCACCAAATGGCTCTGACAAATCAGATGAGGGCAGACACGGCTTGAAGCGTGGGATTCTATATGCATTGATTATCTCTGTCGTTGTATTTGTTACTGGGATTATTGTGCTTTTGCTTGTTCATTGGAAGATCAATAGCTGGAAGAGTAGCGATAAAGGTACTGGCCAAGGTAAACAACATGTGAATCAAGGCCAGAGTGCTCAGAGTCAGAGAAGTGCAGAAACTTCAACAAGTGGAGTGCAAGATGTAACATTAGGATCGTTACCTTCTGCAGAGTATGGAGCTGTTCCATTGCCTGGCAAGGAAAGACAGCATGAAGCCCAAGATGTGCCAATTGATGCTGCTTATTTCAATGAACCAGCAGGTAGTAGCTCAGCCATTAAAGACAGCACAAAGTCTTCGATGCCTTCTTTGTCATCGTCACCTCCTGATGCGCACTCCCAGCATCATCACTGTATCCTTAGAGTGCACTCTCCTGATAAACTGGTTGGGGATTTACATCTTTTCGACAATTCAGTTGTGTTCACGGCTGAAGAGCTCTCTCGTGCCCCTGCCGAGATAATTGGCAGGAGCTGCCATGGGACATCCTACAGGGCTACTCTTGACAATGGGTACATGCTGACAGTGAAGTGGCTGAAGGAGGGCTTTGCTAAGAGTAAGAAAGAATTTTCCCGTGAAATAAAGAAGCTTGGTAGTGTACAATATCCCAATCTTGTCCCGTTGCGTGGTTACTACTGGGGCCCCAAAGAGCACGAGAGGATCATGATATCAGACTATGTAGATGCGACATCTCTGTCTACCTACTTGTCTGGTAAGATGGTTCCTTTCCTTCACCCCTTTACTCAACATTTTCTGTTTCGTGCTCAATATGGACGTTTTCTGATGCATATTTCTTTCTAGAATTTGATGAGCGGAATCTCCCACCCCTATCAGTTGGACAGCGGCTAAATATTGCGATCGATATTGCCCACTGTCTAGATTACCTGCACAATGAGCGGGTGATTCCACATGGCAACATCAAGTCGTCTAACGTCCTGATTCAGAACTCCACTCCATCTGCTCTGGTAACTGACTACAGCCTTCACAGGCTGATGACTCCGATTGGCATGGCCGAGCAGGTCCTAAACGCTGGTGCCCTAGGATATTCCCCACCTGAGTTTTCAAGCACCAGCAAGCCATGCCCATCTCTGAAGAGCGATGTGTACGCTTTTGGTGTCATTCTGCTGGAGTTGCTGACAGGGAAGATTGCTGGCGAGATCATCTGCATGAACGACGGCGTGGTCGACCTGACCGACTGGGTGAGGATGCTGGCTCTGGAGGAGCGTGTCTCAGAGTGCTATGACCGGCACATCATGGATGTTGAGAGCTCGGAAGGCACCCCGAATGCGCTGGATGGCATGCTGCGCATAGCGATCCGGTGTCTCCGGTCCGCATCCGAGAGGCCGGAGATCCGAACGGTGTTTGAGGATCTCTTGTCCCTATCGTCGTGACCGTAGTTCTTGATAGTGTACATCTCGTACTTACATGAGCTTGTGGAAACTTGGAGGGTATACTAACAATTGCTAGGATTTTGGGGGTGATGTGTGTGTAGTCTCCTTGAGAATTCATTGTTTGGGTCGCTCTTTCTGGGAATAGTTGATTCGTTTTTACCTAGTTCACAATTTTAGCAGTAGATGATTGCGAGAATAAGTTTGTGCATTGTGATTTCAGACatcaaaaaggaaaggaaaataaagAAAGTCTTATTGATTTGTTGCTCTCCCGTGGTATGTATTCGTATGTAACAGTAATCAAATTCCCAAATATTTACAGTTAGATATTCCAAGATTCTCTTTCAGAGCATGAACTTGTAATTCAGAAGCCAGCGCCTTTTGTGAATATAATATATTTCTGACCTGGAGCCTTCAGCAGAGGGCATATCATCTTAATAATGTTGCTTGATGCTTCCATGTATCATCTTAATAATGTTGCTTGATGCTTCCATGTATCTGATTCTTACAGAAACGGGCGATTCTTGCTTCACACATAATCAAGGCTGGAGAGGAATGCAGCAAGAAGATATGCTTTTTCAACAGAGAGAGGGAGGTTGGCAAAAGCACTGCCCATTTTCGAATTTGCTGAGAGAGGATCGAGCTTTGTTCCTAGATGTTGCTAGAGGGCTCTGCTCCCTATGTCCCAAAATATATGTCGTTCTCACTTCCTGATAAATAACTTTAActaattttaaataaaaaatattaatatttattatacataattaatatcattagacagatctttaaatttatttttataataaatttatttggaaatataaatgttgcacgtattttctataaatctagttaaacttgTGGTACGGAAACAAAAAACGACAAATAATATGGGACCGAGGGAGTAGGTACATTGAGTTGATAGTGCCAAGATGAAGCTCTACTAGTATTGTTGCGCGCGCATTCGCGCGCCCGTGGTGAAGTAATGGTAGACATGCGAGAATAAACATATGTACCAACATATCTTATATGTTATTGCTGGCTCTAGTCTTAGGTTCATTGGTCCATTAGTATAAGGGGCGCGCCCATTCTGGAAAGCGTGAAAGCGTGTGGACTCTGTCGTCAAGTAGCTAAATAACGTGGTTTTGCACCTGGTATTTTTTTTGACTATTTGATAAATGAAATAATCTCGATATCCATATGACAAAGAATAGATGTGACTCGAAGACATAATATTTGGTGGTGGCACATTACAATAATATATAATAGATTGACATAAACACATGTTACATCAGAGAAAATAGAACATACATAAGCTGCTCAGAGCATGgctacattttttttttttgacttagaacaaattcTACATCTTGTGCATGACTACAATAACCTTTAGTTTACAGTCTTCAAAGGGCTGGAAGAGGCCTTTAGGCTATCCACAATGTCAGTCACAGATGGCCACTGAGATCATCAAAccaagcttgctcaaagtcaATTTTGGTACGGGCAGCATAAATAAAAGCTCATTTGAGCGCCTGCTACATGCTGCAAGGTGAAAAGCTAAAATAGAAAACTGAGAGGAAACTATGAATAAAACTACAGTGTACATCTAGTAACTATAGCACTCTATCTAAAATGTACTGGCTCATCTAGGTACCAAGCTGCCTAGGTATACACCAAGCTGCCTAGGTACACACCTGAACTGGAGATTGGAATCACAAAACTTGCTTGGATCATCAGAAAGTCATTGGATTAATATCACAGTTCACTCAAATCTGACTAAATTTTggtataagtaacataggtgagctCATCATTTCATCTATTTCATTTATATAGAGATAGGATTATTGTCCAAAAAAACCGCCATAGTCCAAGCATCATGTTATAGGAAGTTCGCACTGAACTGAAGCTTCTCTTGGCCATCATAAGTGCTTCAACAGGTGTGGAAGTGCATTGAGCTGGGTAACTGGACAGAACTGCTATGAGCAATATAAAATAATATCCTAGAATGAAAAAAATAGCAACATCGGTTGAATAAAATTAAGAGACGAGCTTAAAAAGTGAAACAACATATACAAAAAAATGAGCAGATAAATGTCTTAAGCAGAACAATGAAGGAAAAATTGTATACCATTTGTTCATGTAGTACACAGGTAGCATGGATGGAAGTACTAACTGACCTCCTAAAAGAAGTGGTAATCGCAGAGGTTAACAAAGGTTTTC harbors:
- the LOC136540021 gene encoding probable inactive receptor kinase At5g10020 is translated as MRPIVLWLSIWAVCSAALAGAGSDMEALLEFGRGIRQDPSRRQAVPWNPTSALDSDGCPVDWHGVQCSSGQILSIAFDGIGLVGNASLSVLARMPMLRNLSLSDNKLEGFLPGELGSMASLQLLDLSSNRFSGPIPSELTKLAGLGYLNLSSNGFRGALPLGFRNLRKLKYLDLHGNGFTGKLGDVFAQLQSPVHVDLSCNQFSGSLASISDNSSVVSTLQYLNVSHNVLSGTLFDSVPMPLFDSLEVFDASFNMLSGSIPQFSFVISLKVLRLQNNNFSGSIPEAFFRETSMVLTELDLSCNQLTGPIRRVTSTNLKYLNLSHNSLQGTLPITFGSCSVVDLSGNMLYGNLSVARTWGNYLQMVDLSSNRLTGSWPNETTQFLRLTSLRISNNLLSGELPIVLGTYPELISIDLSLNELHGPLPGSLFTAVKLTFLNLSGNSFAGTLPLRNSDTKNSTSIDLSILPAQTSNLSYVDLSSNFLNGWLPVGIGDLSALTLLNLRQNNFTGQIPRAITKLKNLLFIDLSSNNFNGSIPDGLPDDLVEFNVSYNNLSGSVPSNLLKFPDSSFHPGNELLVLPRSESPNGSDKSDEGRHGLKRGILYALIISVVVFVTGIIVLLLVHWKINSWKSSDKGTGQGKQHVNQGQSAQSQRSAETSTSGVQDVTLGSLPSAEYGAVPLPGKERQHEAQDVPIDAAYFNEPAGSSSAIKDSTKSSMPSLSSSPPDAHSQHHHCILRVHSPDKLVGDLHLFDNSVVFTAEELSRAPAEIIGRSCHGTSYRATLDNGYMLTVKWLKEGFAKSKKEFSREIKKLGSVQYPNLVPLRGYYWGPKEHERIMISDYVDATSLSTYLSEFDERNLPPLSVGQRLNIAIDIAHCLDYLHNERVIPHGNIKSSNVLIQNSTPSALVTDYSLHRLMTPIGMAEQVLNAGALGYSPPEFSSTSKPCPSLKSDVYAFGVILLELLTGKIAGEIICMNDGVVDLTDWVRMLALEERVSECYDRHIMDVESSEGTPNALDGMLRIAIRCLRSASERPEIRTVFEDLLSLSS